One Halalkalicoccus tibetensis genomic region harbors:
- a CDS encoding PstS family phosphate ABC transporter substrate-binding protein translates to MAFRSPSSCSRRSALRAVGLASAVGLAGCSAFADSNDGPSIRVSGGVGPLPMMQVWADEYEEANVQVAGGGTGRGVSDVLNDQVDIAMMGREPDEEEVEQGLFAVAMLMDTVVGTINEENPVLDAINEQGLSQEDLAAIFTREVTHWSEVVDADAEDDEIVVFGRSDSSAAYQKWGEFLGGLSENELESHADANVNGDQDIARQVRAGVNAIGFNNVNYIWDANTGEIEGEVRPIPLDLDGDGTLSDEEAFYETREEFLIAVEEGIYPEPPARQMFLAANDEFTEEAEAFVEWILSEGQQYVRDNGYVPLTDDVLEEQRRTLAEGR, encoded by the coding sequence GTGGCATTTCGCTCACCCAGTAGCTGCTCGCGTCGGTCCGCGCTTCGAGCCGTCGGCCTCGCCTCCGCGGTGGGGCTCGCCGGCTGTTCGGCGTTCGCGGACTCGAACGACGGGCCGTCGATCCGCGTCTCGGGCGGGGTCGGCCCGCTGCCGATGATGCAGGTCTGGGCCGACGAGTACGAGGAGGCGAACGTGCAGGTTGCCGGTGGCGGGACGGGGAGGGGCGTCTCGGACGTGCTCAACGACCAGGTCGACATCGCGATGATGGGCCGCGAGCCCGACGAGGAGGAGGTCGAACAGGGGCTGTTCGCCGTCGCGATGCTCATGGACACCGTCGTCGGGACGATCAACGAGGAGAATCCGGTCCTCGACGCGATCAACGAGCAGGGGCTCTCACAGGAGGACCTCGCGGCGATCTTCACGCGCGAGGTCACCCATTGGAGCGAGGTCGTCGACGCCGACGCGGAGGACGACGAGATCGTCGTCTTCGGGCGGTCCGATTCCTCGGCGGCCTACCAGAAGTGGGGCGAGTTCCTCGGCGGGCTCTCGGAGAACGAACTCGAGAGCCACGCCGACGCGAACGTCAACGGTGACCAGGACATCGCCAGACAGGTACGCGCGGGCGTCAACGCGATCGGCTTCAACAACGTCAACTACATCTGGGACGCAAACACCGGCGAGATCGAGGGTGAGGTCCGGCCGATCCCGCTGGACCTCGACGGCGACGGCACGCTCAGCGACGAGGAGGCGTTCTACGAGACCCGCGAGGAGTTCCTCATCGCCGTCGAGGAGGGTATCTACCCCGAGCCGCCGGCCCGCCAGATGTTCCTGGCGGCAAACGACGAGTTCACCGAGGAGGCCGAGGCGTTCGTCGAGTGGATCCTCTCGGAGGGCCAGCAGTACGTCCGTGACAACGGTTACGTCCCGCTCACCGATGACGTCCTCGAAGAACAGCGCCGAACGCTGGCGGAGGGGCGCTGA
- the pstC gene encoding phosphate ABC transporter permease subunit PstC, with translation MASETGTESAGRSSTVRRRLLAERLSSAGLALAALFAIGLFALVVAILVWESAPILAEQPLSELLLSSNWNPAQGEFGFLPAIVGTLYVTGISMAIGIPLALLSAIYLAEYADGRTQTLLASFIDVLAAVPGVVFGLIGLIVVVPFVGDYLAPALGVQSTGLGILTASLVLSIIVVPYMVSLTVESLEALPDELRESALALGMTKWGMIRGVLLRAAGPGILSAILLGFGRAFGATMAVVMVIGGMTALPDSVFEPGQTLSTLIVNDFGELMSVPTTQSALIFVGLMLLVIVWTFNLGAMLLRRRLERRWQY, from the coding sequence ATGGCGTCCGAAACGGGCACCGAATCGGCCGGGCGTTCCTCGACCGTCCGGCGTCGGCTGCTCGCGGAGCGTCTGAGCAGCGCCGGGCTCGCCTTGGCGGCGCTCTTCGCCATCGGCCTGTTCGCGCTGGTCGTCGCCATCCTCGTCTGGGAGTCGGCCCCGATCCTCGCCGAACAGCCCCTTTCGGAGCTCCTGCTCTCCTCGAACTGGAACCCCGCACAGGGCGAGTTCGGCTTCCTGCCCGCGATCGTCGGCACGCTCTACGTGACCGGCATCTCGATGGCGATCGGGATTCCTCTAGCCCTCCTCTCGGCGATCTACCTCGCCGAGTACGCCGACGGGCGAACCCAGACGCTTCTGGCCTCATTCATCGACGTGCTCGCGGCGGTCCCGGGGGTCGTCTTCGGGCTGATCGGCCTGATCGTCGTCGTTCCCTTCGTCGGGGACTACCTCGCGCCGGCGCTGGGCGTCCAGAGCACTGGATTGGGAATCCTGACGGCGAGCCTGGTCCTCTCGATCATCGTCGTCCCCTACATGGTCTCGCTCACCGTCGAGTCCCTCGAAGCCCTGCCCGACGAGCTGCGCGAATCGGCGCTCGCGCTCGGGATGACCAAATGGGGGATGATCAGGGGCGTCCTGCTCCGTGCGGCGGGACCGGGGATCCTCTCGGCGATCCTGCTCGGCTTCGGCCGGGCGTTCGGCGCGACGATGGCGGTCGTGATGGTGATCGGCGGGATGACCGCGCTGCCCGACTCGGTGTTCGAGCCGGGCCAGACCCTCTCGACGCTCATCGTCAACGACTTCGGCGAGCTGATGTCCGTGCCGACCACCCAGTCGGCGCTGATCTTCGTCGGGCTGATGCTGCTGGTGATCGTCTGGACGTTCAACCTCGGTGCGATGCTGCTTCGCCGCCGGCTCGAACGGAGGTGGCAGTACTGA
- a CDS encoding PstA family ABC transporter permease, translated as MDRYTEQKLFGVLMRASVAVVIGALAIIVGVTLVRGGAVLASDPTLAITPPGPTYLIDGGGGFLHAMVGSLFIVVPATVASTAVALSTAIYLQSDYSSERFAEWVNLFLNVLWGTPPIVYGVFVLTLLIFAGARASLVAGIVSIAIFQYPIITRYADEALRSVSTELKETTYALGSTRFETARITLRAAFPGIVAGVIMGFARGIGDAATVLFTAGGATDMPTGPFEPATTLPILIFEQATSFNAEVRSHAYAAAFVLMVVVLVLILVSKLLAGRFARFVPGSDTQ; from the coding sequence ATGGATCGATACACCGAACAGAAGCTCTTCGGCGTCCTGATGCGTGCGAGCGTTGCAGTCGTCATCGGGGCGCTGGCGATCATCGTCGGCGTGACGCTGGTCCGTGGCGGGGCGGTCCTCGCCTCGGACCCGACGCTCGCGATCACGCCGCCGGGCCCGACCTACCTGATCGACGGCGGCGGGGGCTTCCTGCACGCGATGGTCGGCAGCCTCTTCATCGTCGTCCCGGCGACGGTCGCCTCGACGGCGGTCGCGCTCTCGACGGCGATCTACCTCCAGAGCGACTACTCGAGCGAGCGCTTCGCCGAGTGGGTGAACCTCTTTCTGAACGTGCTCTGGGGGACCCCGCCGATCGTCTACGGCGTCTTCGTGCTCACCCTGCTGATCTTCGCGGGGGCGCGTGCCAGCCTCGTCGCCGGGATCGTTTCGATCGCGATCTTCCAGTACCCGATCATCACACGGTACGCGGACGAGGCGCTTCGCTCCGTCTCCACCGAGCTCAAGGAGACGACCTACGCGCTCGGCTCGACCCGCTTCGAAACCGCCCGGATCACGCTTCGGGCGGCGTTTCCGGGCATCGTCGCCGGCGTCATCATGGGCTTCGCCCGCGGCATCGGCGACGCCGCGACGGTGCTCTTCACCGCCGGCGGCGCGACCGACATGCCCACCGGCCCCTTCGAGCCGGCGACGACGCTCCCGATCCTCATCTTCGAGCAGGCGACCTCGTTCAACGCCGAGGTGCGCTCGCACGCCTACGCCGCGGCGTTCGTCCTCATGGTCGTCGTGCTCGTTTTGATCCTCGTCTCGAAGCTGCTCGCGGGCCGCTTTGCCCGATTCGTCCCCGGAAGTGATACCCAATGA
- a CDS encoding phosphate ABC transporter ATP-binding protein produces MSHHPAIRTEGLSPTYTGEREVEALKDVTIDFDRNRLTAIIGPSGCGKSTLLKSLNRLHEIQSNVEIEGEVYVGDEPLYSTDRPLPEIRKHIGYVPQKPTPLPLSVYENVAYGPKIHGDHTDEELDAIVENCLRKVNLWEEVEDRLDASGAQLSMGQIQRLCLARALAVDPDVLLCDEVTSALDPVSAETVEETLASLKEEYTIVMVTHSMEQAKRLADEVVFLYLGELVEANDTRSFFEDPSDERTREFVSGHDTVEFDAGERRRDEAEPTTSDD; encoded by the coding sequence ATGAGTCACCACCCAGCGATCCGTACGGAAGGCCTCTCGCCCACCTACACTGGCGAGCGCGAGGTCGAGGCACTGAAAGACGTCACCATCGACTTCGACCGCAACCGCCTGACGGCCATCATCGGCCCCTCGGGCTGTGGCAAGTCCACGCTGTTGAAGTCGCTGAACCGGCTGCACGAGATCCAGTCGAACGTCGAGATCGAGGGCGAGGTCTACGTCGGCGACGAACCGCTCTACAGCACCGACCGACCGCTGCCCGAGATCCGAAAGCACATCGGCTACGTTCCACAGAAGCCGACGCCGCTTCCCCTCTCGGTCTACGAGAACGTCGCCTACGGCCCGAAGATCCACGGCGACCACACCGACGAGGAGCTCGACGCGATCGTCGAGAACTGCCTGCGGAAGGTGAACCTCTGGGAGGAGGTCGAGGACAGGTTGGACGCCTCGGGCGCACAGCTCTCGATGGGGCAGATCCAGCGGCTCTGTCTCGCCCGCGCGCTCGCGGTCGATCCGGACGTGCTGCTCTGTGACGAGGTGACCTCGGCGCTCGACCCCGTCTCCGCGGAGACGGTCGAGGAGACGCTCGCCTCGCTCAAGGAGGAGTACACGATCGTCATGGTGACTCACAGCATGGAACAGGCCAAACGCCTTGCCGACGAGGTAGTGTTCCTCTATCTCGGCGAGCTCGTCGAGGCCAACGACACGCGCTCGTTCTTCGAGGACCCCTCGGACGAGCGCACCAGGGAGTTCGTCTCGGGCCACGACACCGTCGAGTTCGACGCCGGGGAACGGCGCCGGGACGAGGCCGAGCCCACGACGAGCGACGACTGA
- the pdhA gene encoding pyruvate dehydrogenase (acetyl-transferring) E1 component subunit alpha — protein MTRAVLDRAPDDRVEVLAPDGSVVAPELVPDLGPERLAAMYRDMRFCRRFDERMISLQRQGRMGTYSSLAGQEGSQIGSTYALADDDMLSYQYREHGALVARGMPWEYLLYWMGHEAGNAALADLEVFPLNITIADHLPHAVGWAWAAKLAGDERVSVAHFGDGATSEGDFHEALNFAGVFDTPNVFFCNNNQWAISVPRERQTASETLAQKATAYGFEGVQVDGMDPLATYVVTHAAREKALDPDESEARPTLIEAIQYHYGAHTTADDPSNYREDEEVEEWREKDPIDRFEVYLRNEGVLDDEGIEEIDEGIEESITELVDRAEGYEADPAGMFEHAFKEPTPRLEEQREYLDRLREEHGDGALLEGG, from the coding sequence ATGACACGAGCCGTACTGGATCGGGCGCCGGACGACCGGGTGGAGGTGCTCGCCCCCGACGGGAGCGTCGTCGCGCCCGAGCTCGTTCCGGATCTCGGGCCCGAACGGCTGGCGGCGATGTACCGGGACATGCGGTTCTGTCGGCGCTTCGACGAGCGCATGATCAGCCTCCAGCGCCAGGGCCGGATGGGGACGTACTCCTCGCTCGCGGGCCAGGAGGGCTCGCAGATCGGCAGCACCTACGCGCTGGCCGACGACGACATGCTCTCCTATCAGTACCGCGAGCACGGCGCGCTCGTCGCACGCGGAATGCCCTGGGAGTACCTACTCTACTGGATGGGCCACGAGGCGGGCAACGCTGCCCTCGCCGACCTCGAGGTGTTTCCCCTGAACATCACCATCGCCGACCACCTTCCCCATGCCGTCGGCTGGGCGTGGGCCGCGAAACTGGCGGGCGACGAGCGGGTGAGCGTCGCACACTTCGGGGACGGCGCCACCAGCGAGGGCGACTTCCATGAAGCGCTGAACTTCGCCGGCGTGTTCGACACCCCCAACGTCTTCTTTTGCAACAACAACCAGTGGGCGATCTCGGTGCCCAGAGAACGCCAGACCGCAAGCGAGACGCTCGCACAAAAGGCGACCGCCTACGGCTTCGAGGGCGTTCAGGTCGACGGCATGGACCCGCTCGCGACCTACGTCGTGACACACGCCGCACGCGAGAAGGCGCTCGATCCCGACGAGAGCGAGGCCCGCCCGACCCTGATCGAGGCGATCCAGTACCACTACGGCGCCCATACCACCGCCGACGACCCATCGAACTACCGCGAGGACGAGGAGGTCGAGGAGTGGCGGGAGAAGGATCCCATCGACCGCTTCGAGGTGTACCTCCGAAACGAGGGAGTGCTCGACGACGAGGGGATCGAGGAAATCGACGAGGGGATCGAGGAGTCGATCACGGAGCTCGTCGACCGGGCCGAGGGGTACGAGGCCGATCCGGCCGGGATGTTCGAGCACGCCTTCAAGGAGCCGACGCCACGGCTCGAAGAACAACGGGAGTATCTCGATCGGCTCCGCGAGGAACACGGTGACGGGGCGCTGCTCGAGGGCGGGTAG
- a CDS encoding O-antigen ligase family protein: MDKLIDLLFGFALLLVILTVATDPFTSVHLTLAFLFLIAIAFNQYDYRRNTGISPMLSLQVGLTFALGTILIVLVVGGLGFRTLEVVAVFVILLAFVLARDDLPRVLPTMAPYLAAFAVVFLVFLHHSREFGAGSGTGLFPVLAGIVLALNLFAIPRYVSVDAVYWSTTLLASATALLGLAALWIGEYSFWLFEVRTWTASTSLPLSDREFPVIRSIFGNPNTFGVLLFPGTVAAYVLSHRTIRSRHVFAAVPVLAFLVLALALYFSNSRASMLGAAVAIAVYTLAAADRRLLPVALAGVALGVPIGLTLVYLSILPIDPANRFELWRASVEAVRAEGSLLGDGIISTREAIEPYITEDIGAFTSHNSYLSVFIRAGILGGLAYAVLVLGPLVQSLVQFERVDSGMVALATGFAVHQLFEGYTLFQFGPGSVLGALALGYVIASLAGVESPSDSMAETSAETGAPSSEGFSYGTDMAYRTEGRDGRR; this comes from the coding sequence ATGGACAAGCTCATCGATCTCCTCTTCGGATTCGCCCTTCTCCTCGTCATCCTCACCGTCGCCACCGACCCGTTTACGTCCGTCCATCTCACCCTCGCCTTCCTCTTTCTCATCGCCATCGCGTTCAACCAGTACGACTACCGCAGGAACACGGGGATATCGCCGATGCTCTCGCTGCAGGTCGGGCTGACCTTCGCCCTCGGCACCATCCTGATCGTCCTCGTGGTCGGCGGGCTCGGCTTCCGAACGCTCGAGGTCGTCGCGGTCTTCGTCATCCTCCTCGCGTTCGTCCTCGCACGCGACGACCTCCCCCGTGTCCTCCCCACGATGGCGCCCTATCTCGCCGCCTTCGCCGTCGTCTTCCTCGTCTTCCTCCATCACTCCCGCGAGTTCGGAGCCGGCTCCGGAACGGGGCTGTTCCCCGTGCTCGCGGGGATCGTCCTCGCGCTGAACCTGTTCGCCATCCCGCGATACGTCTCCGTGGATGCCGTCTACTGGTCGACCACGCTACTGGCGAGCGCCACGGCCCTTCTGGGGCTGGCCGCGCTGTGGATCGGCGAGTACAGCTTCTGGCTGTTCGAGGTTCGGACCTGGACCGCCAGCACGTCGCTGCCCCTCTCCGACCGGGAGTTCCCGGTCATCCGCTCGATCTTCGGGAACCCCAACACCTTCGGGGTCCTCCTGTTCCCCGGAACGGTGGCCGCCTACGTCCTCTCCCACCGGACGATCCGCTCGCGCCACGTGTTCGCGGCGGTTCCGGTCCTCGCCTTCCTGGTGCTCGCGCTCGCGCTCTACTTCTCGAACAGCCGCGCGAGCATGCTCGGGGCGGCGGTCGCGATCGCCGTCTACACGCTCGCGGCGGCCGACAGACGCCTGCTGCCGGTCGCGCTGGCCGGGGTCGCGCTCGGCGTTCCGATCGGCCTCACGCTGGTCTACCTGTCGATACTCCCGATCGACCCGGCGAACCGGTTCGAACTCTGGCGGGCGAGCGTCGAGGCCGTCCGCGCCGAGGGCTCGCTGCTCGGCGACGGGATCATCAGCACGCGCGAGGCGATCGAGCCGTATATCACGGAGGACATCGGGGCGTTCACGTCGCACAACTCCTACCTCTCGGTGTTCATCCGCGCCGGGATCCTCGGCGGGCTCGCGTACGCAGTGCTCGTCCTCGGACCGCTCGTCCAAAGCCTCGTCCAGTTCGAACGCGTCGACAGCGGGATGGTGGCACTCGCCACCGGCTTCGCGGTCCACCAGCTGTTCGAGGGCTACACGCTCTTCCAGTTCGGGCCCGGTTCGGTGCTGGGCGCGCTCGCGCTGGGCTACGTGATCGCGAGCCTCGCCGGCGTCGAATCGCCCTCGGACTCGATGGCGGAGACCAGCGCCGAGACCGGGGCGCCCTCGTCGGAGGGGTTCAGCTACGGGACCGACATGGCCTACCGAACCGAGGGCCGCGACGGCCGGCGATAG
- a CDS encoding NAD-dependent epimerase/dehydratase family protein — protein sequence MEEQRVLVTGGAGFIGANLANRLAERNEVIAIDDGSLGTPANLEPGVEFRDRSVLEDGLPTDVDAVFHLAALSSYGMHEDDPQQGARVNVEGFVNVVEQARADGCGAVVYASTSSIYGDRTSPTPEDASVEARTAYEASKLARERYAECFDAGNGTALAGLRLFSIYQGYGGAEAHKGGYANVIAQFADDLANGDAPKIYGDGTQTRDFLHVEDAVRGFELAAEHELSGVYNVGTGESHDFETVVALLNEELGTEIEPEHVPNPIPESAYVHDTCADHSRITEATGWRPRVDLEEGIERVCDPYRSGNGPR from the coding sequence ATGGAGGAGCAGCGGGTGCTGGTGACAGGGGGTGCGGGGTTCATCGGGGCGAACCTGGCGAACCGTCTCGCCGAGCGCAACGAGGTCATCGCCATCGACGACGGCTCCCTAGGAACGCCGGCGAACCTCGAACCCGGCGTCGAGTTCAGGGACCGGAGCGTCCTCGAGGACGGGCTCCCCACCGACGTCGACGCGGTGTTCCACCTCGCGGCCCTCTCCTCGTACGGGATGCACGAGGACGACCCCCAACAGGGGGCTCGCGTCAACGTCGAGGGATTCGTCAACGTCGTCGAGCAGGCCCGCGCGGACGGCTGTGGGGCAGTCGTCTATGCCTCGACCTCCTCGATCTACGGCGACCGGACCAGCCCGACTCCCGAGGACGCGTCCGTCGAGGCGCGGACGGCCTACGAGGCCTCGAAGCTCGCCCGCGAGCGCTACGCCGAGTGTTTCGACGCCGGAAACGGGACGGCGCTCGCGGGCCTGCGGCTGTTCTCGATCTACCAGGGCTACGGCGGGGCCGAGGCCCACAAGGGCGGCTACGCGAACGTGATCGCCCAGTTCGCCGACGACCTCGCGAACGGCGACGCGCCCAAAATCTACGGCGACGGCACGCAGACCCGGGACTTCCTCCACGTCGAGGACGCCGTTCGCGGGTTCGAGCTCGCCGCCGAGCACGAGCTCTCGGGAGTCTACAACGTCGGGACCGGCGAGTCCCACGACTTCGAGACGGTCGTGGCGCTGCTCAACGAGGAACTCGGGACGGAGATCGAGCCCGAACACGTCCCCAACCCGATCCCGGAATCGGCGTACGTCCACGACACCTGCGCCGACCACTCGCGGATCACGGAAGCGACCGGCTGGCGGCCGCGGGTCGACCTCGAGGAGGGGATCGAGCGGGTCTGTGACCCCTACCGCTCCGGCAATGGTCCCCGCTGA
- a CDS encoding O-antigen ligase family protein produces the protein MHRLLAPAFAALLVIAVVAVATGYFGAIHLVLAYLFFAVLALDGHDRARGGGISPLFSLQIALVFAIGVVLITLVVGGFGLRGLELTAVLLLVALFVLADGEIGRTLPTTVPYIGAFLVLFGLFLYHGGSFGAGSGMGLFPVLAGIVLAFNCFVLPRYLSEDAVYWSVALLSGIASALALATVVSGEFSVWRFEARTWGEVTYLGRELPVVRSVFANPNTFGLLAFPGVVASALLVHRSLGSGALGRAGLATIAFGTSALGLVLSNSRASVFAAGVALAIYGSFVLKGRQVLPGAIVATAVAIPGLLLAMYLSVLPIDPANRFALWEAGLQAVRHDSGLLGQGIVGTREALEPYSTRGETVHNSYLSIAIRTGVVGGVAYGLLVLGPLAHAARRIDTVSVGMLALAIGFAVHQLFEGYTLFQLGHGSIIGALALGYVITSLADDVRAVGTPADARRPDERERATEPPAPGSPVGAMEQDD, from the coding sequence ATGCATCGGCTGCTCGCCCCGGCCTTCGCAGCCCTCCTCGTGATAGCGGTGGTAGCGGTCGCGACCGGCTACTTCGGGGCGATCCATCTCGTCCTCGCCTACCTCTTCTTCGCCGTTCTCGCGCTCGACGGCCACGACAGGGCGAGGGGTGGGGGGATATCGCCGCTGTTCTCGCTGCAGATCGCGCTCGTGTTCGCGATCGGGGTCGTGCTGATCACCCTCGTGGTCGGCGGGTTCGGCCTTCGGGGCCTCGAACTCACCGCGGTGCTCCTGCTGGTCGCCCTGTTCGTCCTCGCGGACGGCGAGATCGGCCGGACGCTGCCGACCACGGTCCCGTATATCGGGGCCTTCCTCGTCCTGTTCGGGCTCTTCCTCTATCACGGCGGCAGCTTCGGCGCGGGCTCCGGAATGGGGCTGTTCCCCGTGCTCGCGGGGATCGTCCTCGCGTTCAACTGCTTCGTCCTCCCGCGATACCTCTCGGAGGACGCCGTCTACTGGTCCGTCGCCCTGCTCTCGGGGATCGCCTCGGCGCTCGCGCTCGCGACGGTCGTCTCGGGCGAGTTCTCGGTCTGGCGTTTCGAGGCGCGGACCTGGGGTGAGGTCACGTACCTGGGCCGCGAGCTGCCGGTGGTCCGGTCGGTGTTCGCGAACCCGAACACCTTCGGGCTGCTGGCGTTCCCCGGCGTCGTCGCCAGTGCGCTGCTCGTCCACCGTTCGCTGGGATCGGGGGCGCTCGGGCGGGCAGGGCTCGCCACGATCGCCTTCGGGACGTCCGCGCTCGGGCTGGTCCTCTCGAACAGCCGCGCGAGCGTGTTCGCGGCCGGCGTTGCGCTGGCGATCTACGGGTCGTTCGTCCTCAAAGGACGGCAGGTCCTCCCGGGTGCGATCGTGGCGACCGCCGTCGCGATCCCCGGGCTCCTGCTGGCGATGTACCTCTCGGTGCTCCCGATCGACCCCGCGAACCGCTTTGCCCTCTGGGAGGCGGGCCTCCAGGCGGTACGCCACGACTCGGGGCTGCTCGGCCAGGGGATCGTCGGTACCCGGGAGGCGCTCGAGCCGTACTCGACGCGCGGGGAGACCGTCCACAACTCCTATCTCTCGATCGCGATCAGGACGGGGGTCGTCGGCGGGGTCGCATACGGCTTGTTGGTACTCGGCCCGCTGGCCCACGCCGCGAGGCGGATCGATACCGTGAGCGTCGGTATGCTCGCGCTCGCCATCGGCTTCGCGGTCCACCAGCTGTTCGAGGGCTACACGCTCTTCCAGCTGGGCCACGGCTCGATCATCGGCGCGCTGGCTCTCGGATACGTGATCACGAGCCTCGCCGACGACGTCCGCGCCGTCGGAACGCCCGCCGACGCCCGCCGACCCGACGAACGGGAGCGTGCTACGGAGCCACCGGCCCCGGGCTCGCCGGTCGGCGCGATGGAACAGGACGACTGA
- a CDS encoding cytochrome P450, whose amino-acid sequence MSSETPPLTEEMPPGPDGLPVVGNYLAFLRDPFEFMTTTAREYGDIAAWEEIDGPVYQLNHPDHIEHVLVGNNENYVKGESFQRTLRPITGNGILNSEGAVWRRNRHLIQPAFHPERIQEYARLMTDATEELLATWEDGEVRPIHGDMMTVTLRIVARALFGVDIDEHVEEIGTALEEFMTASENLSNYLLPQSIPTPSRRRIERARERLDSVVYELIERRRENPGEDDVISMLLEATDDEGNRLSTEQVRDEAVTLLLAGHETTALALTFTAHALARHPAVEERLVAELEEILGGETPTMADLPELSYTEQIVEESMRLYPPVPGIVREPVKPDIIGGYEIPPGATIRMHQWVVHRDPRWYDDPLAFRPERWTDGMKQSLPKLAYFPFAAGPRRCIGDRFATLEARLLLATIYQRYHLELTQGPELDLMATVTARPKHEIPMTVHRR is encoded by the coding sequence ATGAGCAGCGAGACGCCACCGTTGACCGAGGAGATGCCACCCGGGCCCGACGGGCTTCCGGTCGTGGGCAACTATCTGGCGTTCCTCCGTGACCCCTTCGAGTTCATGACGACCACCGCGCGGGAGTACGGCGACATCGCCGCCTGGGAGGAGATCGACGGCCCGGTCTACCAGCTGAACCACCCCGACCACATCGAACACGTCCTCGTCGGGAACAACGAGAACTACGTCAAGGGCGAGAGCTTCCAGCGGACCCTTCGGCCGATCACGGGCAACGGCATCCTGAACAGCGAGGGCGCCGTCTGGCGTCGCAACCGCCACCTCATCCAGCCGGCGTTCCATCCCGAGCGCATCCAGGAGTACGCACGGCTGATGACCGACGCCACCGAGGAGCTGCTCGCGACCTGGGAGGACGGCGAGGTGCGGCCGATCCACGGCGACATGATGACGGTGACGTTACGGATCGTCGCCCGGGCGCTGTTCGGCGTCGACATCGACGAGCACGTCGAGGAGATCGGGACGGCCCTCGAGGAGTTCATGACGGCCTCGGAGAACCTGTCGAACTACCTCCTGCCCCAGTCGATCCCTACCCCCTCGCGGAGACGGATCGAGCGGGCCCGCGAGCGCCTCGACAGCGTCGTCTACGAGCTGATCGAACGGCGCCGCGAGAACCCCGGGGAGGACGACGTCATCTCGATGCTGCTCGAGGCCACCGACGACGAGGGCAACCGCCTCTCGACCGAACAGGTACGCGACGAGGCGGTGACGCTGCTCCTGGCCGGCCACGAGACAACCGCGCTGGCGCTGACCTTCACCGCCCACGCGCTCGCGCGCCATCCGGCGGTCGAGGAGCGGCTCGTCGCGGAGCTCGAGGAGATCCTCGGCGGGGAGACGCCGACGATGGCCGACCTCCCGGAGCTCTCCTACACCGAGCAGATCGTCGAGGAATCGATGCGGCTGTACCCGCCGGTCCCGGGGATCGTCCGAGAGCCGGTCAAACCCGACATCATCGGCGGCTACGAGATCCCGCCGGGGGCGACGATCCGCATGCACCAGTGGGTCGTCCACCGCGATCCGCGCTGGTACGACGACCCGCTCGCGTTCCGACCCGAACGTTGGACCGACGGGATGAAGCAGTCGCTGCCGAAGCTCGCGTACTTCCCCTTCGCCGCCGGGCCGCGGCGGTGTATCGGCGATCGCTTCGCCACCCTCGAGGCGCGGCTCCTGCTCGCGACCATCTACCAGCGATACCACCTCGAGCTCACGCAGGGCCCGGAGCTCGACCTGATGGCGACGGTGACCGCCCGCCCGAAACACGAGATCCCCATGACCGTCCACCGGCGGTGA